One genomic region from Henningerozyma blattae CBS 6284 chromosome 2, complete genome encodes:
- the NAM7 gene encoding ATP-dependent RNA helicase NAM7 (similar to Saccharomyces cerevisiae NAM7 (YMR080C); ancestral locus Anc_2.489), whose protein sequence is MSNVHETDALFNPGANEINTSDYDSQKEFVDDLDDIISKQTSNSEINDGSKINDNIFKSETNSPVADKIFSAIPESELPVAANDDEEEDDIDSEGDIYNDEEFDALNGTNLKDLTNVVNANEDALMNVSDHACAFCGIDKPASVIKCNTCKKWFCNGKNGTNSSHIVNHLVLSHHNVVSLHPESDLGDTILECYNCGCRNAFILGFVSAKSDAVVVLLCRVPCAQTKNANWDTDQWQPLIENRQFLSWIAEEPSDEEKLNARLITPSQISKLEAKWRSNKDATINDIDLPEQQEEIPPVLLRYQDAYEYQRSYGPLIKLEADYDKQLKESQALEHISVTWSLALNNRHLVSFALSTFESNELKVAVGDEMIIRYSGVQYPEWEGRGYIVRLPNSFQDEFTLELKPNKEPPPTHLGTGFTAEFIWKGTSYDRMQDALKKFAIDKKSISGYLYYKILGHQVVDIAFDISMPSEFSIPKFAQLNSSQTNAVRNVLQKPLSLIQGPPGTGKTVTSATIIYHLSKLHSERILVCAPSNVAVDHLATKLRDLGLKVVRLTAKSREDVESSVSDLALHNLVARSSKGELRKLLRLKEEVGELSANDTKKFVKLVRKTESEILKKADVVCCTCVGAGDKRLDTKFRTVLIDESTQASEPECLIPIVKGAKQVILVGDHQQLGPVILERKAGDAGLKQSLFERLISLGHVPIRLEVQYRMNPFLSEFPSNMFYEGSLQNGVTLDQRTVPTSTFPWPIHDVPMMFWANYGREEISANGTSYLNRIEAMNCERVITRLFKDGVKPEQIGVITPYEGQRAYILQYMQMNGTLDKDLYINVEVASVDAFQGREKDYIILSCVRANEQQAIGFLSDPRRMNVGLTRAKYGLVVLGNPRSLSRNILWNHLLIHFRQKGCLVEGSLDNLQLCTVQLTRNRQNRQRQTRFPFNMGQTQLDSAIPSVQEFDTQSMMAFGSNTGTFDNPFAASSELSSYLNNNYWNLPNFAVSNQKNTTVQNTQNNYDKNLASNFDSSLARKLENYDAVPEFQQYGNFEEYSTENLDKNFSSLNI, encoded by the coding sequence ATGAGTAACGTACACGAAACAGATGCTTTGTTCAACCCAGGTGCTAATGAGATAAATACTTCAGATTATGATTCCCAAAAGGAATTTGTAGATGATTTAGATGATATCATCTCAAAGCAAACATCAAATTCTGAAATTAATGATGGATCTAAAATAAACGACaacatttttaaatcagAAACTAATTCTCCTGTTGCTGATAAAATTTTCTCAGCCATCCCAGAATCTGAACTTCCTGTTGCTgctaatgatgatgaagaagaagatgatatcGATTCTGAGGGagatatttataatgaTGAGGAATTTGACGCTTTAAATGGCACTAATCTTAAGGACTTAACAAATGTTGTCAATGCTAACGAAGATGCTCTGATGAATGTATCTGATCATGCCTGTGCCTTTTGTGGGATTGATAAACCAGCCTCTGTCATCAAATGTAACACTTGTAAAAAATGGTTCTGTAATGGTAAAAATGGTACCAACAGTTCTCATATCGTTAATCATTTGGTTTTATCACATCATAATGTAGTATCATTACATCCAGAATCAGATCTGGGAGACACCATTTTGGAATGTTACAATTGTGGTTGTAGAAATGCCTTCATATTAGGTTTTGTTTCTGCAAAAAGTGACGCAGTTGTTGTTTTATTATGTCGTGTACCTTGTGcacaaacaaaaaatgcAAATTGGGATACTGATCAATGGCAGCCATTGATTGAAAACAGACAATTTTTATCTTGGATTGCTGAAGAACCTtctgatgaagaaaaattaaatgctAGACTGATTACTCCTTctcaaatttcaaaattagaGGCCAAATGGAGATCAAATAAAGATGCTactattaatgatattgatttaCCTGAACAACAAGAAGAAATACCTCCAGTTTTATTGAGATATCAAGATGCATATGAATATCAAAGATCATATGGtcctttaattaaattagagGCTGATTATgataaacaattaaagGAATCGCAGGCATTAGAACATATTTCTGTAACCTGGTCATTAgctttaaataatagacACTTGGTTTCTTTTGCATTATCTACTTTTGAATCAAATGAGCTAAAAGTAGCAGTTGGTGATGAAATGATTATCAGATACTCGGGTGTTCAATACCCAGAATGGGAAGGTAGAGGTTATATTGTGCGTTTACCAAATAGTTTTCAAGATGAATTTACATTAGAACTAAAGCCAAACAAAGAGCCTCCTCCAACTCATTTAGGTACAGGTTTCACTGCTGAATTTATTTGGAAAGGAACTTCTTATGATAGAATGCAGGATGccttaaaaaaatttgctATTGACAAAAAATCCATATCTGGTTACCTTTATTATAAGATTTTAGGGCATCAAGTTGTTGATATTGCatttgatatttcaatGCCATCAGAGTTTTCAATTCCAAAATTTGCTCAATTGAATTCTTCTCAAACAAATGCTGTTAGAAATGTTTTACAAAAACCATTATCTTTAATACAAGGTCCTCCTGGTACAGGTAAAACTGTTACTTCTGCAACGattatttatcatttatcAAAGTTGCATTCGGAACGTATCTTAGTTTGTGCTCCATCTAACGTAGCTGTCGATCATTTAGCCACAAAATTGCGTGATTTAGGATTAAAAGTAGTAAGACTAACAGCTAAAAGTAGAGAAGATGTTGAAAGTTCCGTTTCAGATTTAGCTTTACATAATTTAGTCGCAAGATCGTCAAAGGGCGAATTACGAAAACTATTGAGATTGAAAGAAGAAGTAGGTGAGTTATCCGCAAATGATACGAAAAAGTTTGTCAAATTGGTTAGAAAAACTGAATctgaaattttgaaaaaggCAGATGTAGTTTGTTGTACCTGTGTAGGTGCAGGCGATAAGCGGTTAGATACAAAATTTAGAACAGTTCTGATTGATGAAAGTACTCAAGCCTCAGAACCAGAATGTTTAATTCCAATTGTTAAGGGTGCTAAACAAGTAATTCTCGTTGGTGATCACCAACAACTAGGTCCTGTTATCTTAGAGCGTAAGGCTGGTGATGCTGGTTTAAAGCaatctttatttgaaagattaatCTCTCTAGGGCATGTTCCTATTCGTTTAGAGGTCCAGTATCGTATGAATCCATTTTTAAGTGAATTCCCTAGTAATATGTTTTACGAAGGTAGTTTGCAAAATGGTGTAACATTAGACCAAAGAACTGTTCCAACTAGTACTTTTCCTTGGCCTATCCATGATGTTCCAATGATGTTTTGGGCCAATTATGGGAGAGAAGAAATATCAGCAAATGGTACCTCTTATTTGAATAGAATTGAAGCAATGAATTGTGAACGTGTTATCACTAGACTTTTCAAAGATGGTGTTAAGCCTGAACAAATTGGTGTTATTACTCCATATGAAGGCCAACGAgcatatattttacaatataTGCAAATGAACGGTACTTTGGATAAAGACTTATACATTAATGTTGAGGTTGCTTCTGTTGATGCTTTCCAGGGTCGTGAAAaagattatattattttatcttgTGTTCGTGCTAATGAGCAACAGGCAATTGGTTTCCTAAGCGATCCAAGACGTATGAATGTTGGTTTAACCCGTGCTAAATATGGTTTGGTCGTACTTGGTAACCCGCGATCATTATCAAGAAATATTCTTTGGAATCATTTATTGATTCATTTTAGGCAAAAGGGTTGTTTAGTAGAAGGttcattagataatttacaattgtGTACTGTTCAACTAACAAGAAATCGTCAAAATAGGCAACGTCAAACCCGTTTTCCATTTAATATGGGGCAAACTCAGCTGGATAGTGCAATACCAAGCGTCCAAGAATTTGATACTCAAAGCATGATGGCTTTCGGTTCAAATACTGGGACTTTTGATAATCCGTTTGCAGCTAGTAGCGAGTTATCATCTTATCTAAACAATaattattggaatttgCCTAACTTTGCTGTctcaaatcaaaaaaatacaacGGTGCAAAATACTCAGAATAATTATGATAAGAATCTGGCCTCTAATTTCGATTCTAGTTTAGCAAGAAAGTTAGAAAATTATGATGCTGTCCCTGAATTTCAGCAATATggaaattttgaagaatacAGCACTGAAAATCtagataaaaattttagcTCCTTAAATATATAG
- the YJU3 gene encoding acylglycerol lipase (similar to Saccharomyces cerevisiae YJU3 (YKL094W); ancestral locus Anc_2.487), translating to MADTSYPYNPKTTVPKIKFEKFDNANFAYMLWESSLDITKARILLVHGFGEYTKIYYRMMDQLSSQGYESFFFDQRGSGETSPGKLKGKTNEHFTFSDLEHFVSKNLEECKKKNIKLFMWGHSMGGGICLNYACTGKSKDQFQGFIASGPLIILHPNSRPNKVTQMISPLLAKTMPNFTIDTGLNLEGITSDPTYREFLANDPMSVPLLGSFRQIYDFLERGKALYNNKDNRISKITKPIFIQHGKDDTINDPKGSQNFYDNCKFNDKRLVLYENGRHSILSLEIEEVFDKALSDLVEWLDAHL from the coding sequence ATGGCTGATACTTCTTACCCATATAACCCTAAAACAACGGtaccaaaaataaaatttgagAAGTTCGACAATGCAAACTTTGCATATATGTTATGGGAAAGCTCTCTCGACATAACAAAAGCACGTATTCTACTAGTACATGGATTTGGTGaatatacaaaaatttattatagaATGATGGATCAATTATCAAGCCAAGGATATgaatcatttttctttgatcAAAGAGGGTCTGGTGAAACGTCACCAGGCAAATTAAAAGGTAAAACTAATGAGCATTTTACATTTTCTGATCTAGAACATTTTGTCTCGAAAAATTTGGAAGAAtgtaaaaagaaaaacatcaaattatttatgtGGGGACACTCTATGGGAGGTGGgatttgtttaaattatgCATGTACTGGTAAATCTAAAGATCAGTTTCAAGGATTTATTGCCTCGGGTCCACTGATTATCTTACATCCAAATAGTAGACCAAATAAAGTTACACAAATGATATCTCCTCTTCTTGCTAAAACGATGCCAAATTTTACTATTGATACTGGTTTAAATTTGGAAGGTATCACATCAGATCCTACATATAGAGAATTTTTAGCAAATGATCCCATGAGTGTACCATTACTAGGCAGTTTCAGACAGATATATGATTTTTTGGAAAGAGGTAAAGCTTTATACAATAATAAGGACAATAGGATCAGTAAAATCACGAAGCCAATCTTTATTCAGCATGGTAAGGATGATACTATTAATGATCCAAAGGGATCTCAAAATTTCTACGAcaattgtaaatttaaCGATAAAAGGTTGGTTTTGTATGAGAATGGTAGGCATTCCATTCTCTCCCTAGAGATAGAAGAAGTTTTTGATAAGGCTTTATCTGATTTAGTTGAGTGGCTAGACGCCCACCTATAG
- the YJU2 gene encoding mRNA splicing protein YJU2 (similar to Saccharomyces cerevisiae YJU2 (YKL095W); ancestral locus Anc_2.486) codes for MSERKSINKYYPPDYNPLEAEKAAKKLSKKLKTTNKDVVTIRLMMPFSARCLKCSEFIAKGRKFNGKKALLNEKYLETIKIYRMSIRCPGCSNQISFKTDPKSADYIIEVGAERNFVTNRKEEEKNAEETIEMTMDRLAKERELEQAAKTGEKNNIGQDKMKVLEDRLTKLQTEQQQDEELENLKNSSYLARRRAEIIQNERELQHIAAEQDLDRLVTEKFREEQKKN; via the coding sequence ATGTCAGAGCgaaaatcaataaataagTATTATCCACCAGATTATAACCCTTTGGAAGCAGAAAAGGCagcaaaaaaattatcaaagaaACTAAAAACTACCAATAAAGATGTTGTTACAATTCGATTAATGATGCCATTTAGTGCACGATGTCTAAAATGTTCTGAATTTATTGCAAAAGGTCGAAAATTTAATGGTAAGAAGGCATTATTAAACGAAAAGTATTTGGAAACTATTAAAATCTATAGAATGTCCATTCGATGTCCTGGTTGTAGCAATCAGATATCATTTAAGACAGATCCTAAGAGTGCAgattatattattgaagTAGGTGCTGAAAGAAATTTTGTGACTAACAGAAAGGAGGAGGAAAAAAATGCAGAGGAAACCATAGAAATGACAATGGATAGATTAGCTAAAGAACGAGAATTAGAGCAAGCTGCTAAGACTggggaaaaaaataatataggGCAAGATAAAATGAAAGTTTTGGAAGACAGATTAACAAAATTGCAAACAGAACAACAacaagatgaagaattagaaaatttgaagaacAGTAGTTATTTGGCAAGGCGCAGAGCcgaaataattcaaaatgaaaGAGAACTTCAACACATTGCTGCTGAGCAAGATCTCGATAGGTTGGTTACTGAAAAATTTAGGGAagaacaaaagaaaaactaG
- the CWP1 gene encoding Cwp1p (similar to Saccharomyces cerevisiae CWP1 (YKL096W); ancestral locus Anc_2.485): MRLNSLVLTAIIAGAEIVWADSMEFGLLAIKSGSSTKYANVYSDNGKLYFGSTDSALTAVVTDSGKLKLSNKKYVIVDRNGLWSETKDFKKASFGFAIQNGCLTYSGKNEFYSVRDIMGRKKYYGSSSASDSDDSKDHYTSSSSDSNSDSGHETSKDKQSGSSSDSSDDEKSDKDDYYDKYNGDRKGKHKNGKHNHTDGYSSGSDNDNDNYKHDSHSDDDDYHNYKVDTTKVKRSKAKRDATETTTDTTANKVAKGKARTKNYRVSAKDDGASANVKLKVMASHDTVISDFIPYNKIHLKGKQDDTFSNYSNSSVMNMTMPVNEEDSAENSDIKSDNGNVQGTKSDYKHKVHKDSNGANKLLNDGISVTAASMFAAVVAAMLI, translated from the coding sequence ATGAgattaaattcattagtTTTGACAGCAATTATTGCTGGTGCAGAAATTGTTTGGGCTGACTCAATGGAATTTGGCTTACTGGCAATCAAATCAGGTTCCTCTACTAAGTATGCAAATGTTTATTCAGATAAtggtaaattatattttggtTCAACTGATAGTGCTCTAACTGCCGTTGTTACTGATTCTGGTAAACTAAAATTGAGTAATAAAAAGTATGTCATTGTTGACAGAAATGGACTCTGGAGTGAAACTAAAGATTTCAAGAAAGCTTCATTCGGTTTTGCAATTCAAAATGGGTGCTTAACCTATTCAGGCAAAAACGAATTCTACTCCGTTAGAGATATAATGGGCAGAAAGAAATACTACGGTTCCAGTTCTGCCAGTGACAGTGATGATTCAAAGGATCACTATACAAGCAGTAGTAGTGACAGCAATTCTGATAGTGGCCATGAAACCAGTAAAGATAAACAATCTGGTTCTAGTAGTGATAGttctgatgatgaaaaatctGACAAGGATGATTATTATGACAAATATAATGGTGATCGTAAAGGTAAACATAAGAATGGTAAGCACAATCACACTGACGGATATTCCTCCGGATCTGATAacgataatgataattataaacATGATTCGCACAGTGACGATGATGATTATCATAATTACAAAGTGGATACCACCAAAGTTAAAAGAAGCAAAGCTAAACGAGATGCTACAGAGACTACCACTGATACTACTGCAAACAAAGTTGCTAAAGGAAAAGCCAGAACTAAAAATTACAGAGTGTCTGCCAAAGATGATGGAGCATCTGCTAACGTCAAATTAAAAGTGATGGCTTCTCATGATACTGTAATTTCTGACTTTATTCCATATAACAAGATTCATTTGAAAGGGAAACAAGATGAtacattttcaaattattcaaactCTAGTGTCATGAACATGACAATGCCAGTAAATGAGGAAGACTCTGCTGAGAATTCCGATATTAAATCTGATAATGGAAATGTTCAAGGTACTAAATCAGATTATAAACATAAAGTTCATAAAGACTCTAATGGAGCAAACAAGCTATTGAATGACGGGATTAGCGTTACAGCTGCTAGTATGTTTGCTGCTGTTGTTGCAGCTATGTTAATTTGA
- the MTC2 gene encoding Mtc2p (similar to Saccharomyces cerevisiae YKL098W; ancestral locus Anc_2.483) yields MSNGLLIDFNTCLRYSIFTGRSFLCLVNQIDEEESSSDIYSTRFSDNSSSVFINTNTASIESVKNAVILHCKNENVNANINIYNPDDIKNNNENRRDASEIPNSSNVPQINTKNTGSTSSNNTKDSSSSVEISIIPDINSFTDDDEKKLVDKMTSNLYEQTKTASINFRRRLQNKIYIGIVMVPSLFDNPLIDLNNTSDLLSSCITIQNWLKQKFWLACTEPDTEAVNQQGLTSLISNPFSTSNNSFATVEKNSNDSSNSINNINNTGIEFDLEKAISVTPVVRRYIMDLMIQVRNHRFTHHSSGGGASTSALKALLELARMISLSKNKTFVTPRDVKLAACWYFPSHINIITDSSMDSSILYGSKPDLVDELLSIFAKLKLKQNTKKSTSKINNDIKYQNFNNTEEIVDYELNPLFLEYWVIRDVISKVVPPV; encoded by the coding sequence ATGAGCAATGgtcttttaattgattttaatacTTGTTTGAGGTATTCTATATTTACTGGCAGGAGTTTCTTATGCTTAGTTAATCAGatagatgaagaagaatcaAGCAGTGATATTTATAGTACTCGCTTTTCTGATAATAGTAGCTCAGTGTTTATAAATACGAATACTGCATCTATAGAAAGTGTTAAAAATGCTGTCATTTTACATtgtaaaaatgaaaatgtcAATGCTAATATCAACATTTATAATCCTGATGATatcaaaaacaataatgaaaataggAGGGATGCAAGTGAGATTCCAAATTCAAGTAACGTCCctcaaataaatacaaaaaatacAGGAAGTACGTCATCTAATAACACAAAAGACTCATCTTCGAGTGTTGAGATTTCAATTATACCTGATATAAATTCATTTacagatgatgatgaaaaaaaattagttgATAAAATGACTTCAAATTTATATGAGCAAACTAAAACTGCCAGTATTAACTTTAGAAGAAGattacaaaacaaaatttatataGGTATTGTTATGGTTCCTTCATTGTTTGATAATCCcctaattgatttaaataataccTCAGATTTGTTAAGCTCTTGTATTACAATTCAGAATTGGTTAAAGCAGAAATTTTGGCTAGCTTGTACAGAGCCTGATACTGAAGCTGTGAATCAGCAAGGTCTCACTTCATTAATTAGTAATCCATTTAGCacatcaaataatagtttTGCTACCGtcgaaaaaaatagtaatgatAGCAGTAATAGTATCAataacattaataatactgGTATAGAATTTGACCTTGAAAAAGCAATAAGTGTAACACCAGTAGTAAGGAGGTATATTATGGATCTCATGATACAAGTAAGAAATCATCGATTTACGCATCATAGTTCAGGTGGTGGAGCTTCAACATCGGCTTTGAAAgctttattagaattagcaAGAATGATTAGTTTGTCAAAGAATAAAACATTTGTAACCCCAAGAGATGTTAAATTAGCAGCTTGCTGGTATTTTCCATCTCATATCAACATTATTACAGATAGTTCGATGGATAGTAGTATCTTATATGGTAGTAAACCTGACTTagttgatgaattattatcaatatttgctaaactaaaattaaaacaaaatactaaaaaatcaactagcaaaattaataatgatattaaatacCAGAACTTTAATAATACGGAGGAGATAGTCGATTATGAATTAAATCCACTATTTTTAGAGTATTGGGTAATTAGAGATGTAATTAGCAAAGTAGTTCCCCCAGTTTAA
- the YPF1 gene encoding aspartic endopeptidase (similar to Saccharomyces cerevisiae YKL100C; ancestral locus Anc_2.481), which translates to MSDFQHKVVEEINKLSNAIVSNLQNQTENFLIIENVLKHLPIFNHELIGSSVNGNKTELQQVFENITSIIDSPSKLVENSTPLNDPTSLTFRFTYYLCQLNEKHKFKYSSQVFVILISTILIILGTFASIKSIPYTALPPTVIHPLFDPSDFELDTECHIVYKDDKTSKKKKQSKKQKNSGRLNQLEEKHAILLPLSSSITLVGLYYVITKLNIKWMNYIIKGLTFNIILISLPAGIFVYSYLITAFIRNFAHLFNLNTLRILSRYRVTISDDNADINKSSGLITNYHYKDPLNTKDPDELYFQDTIDNIKKNGPMIIEMYKRELTEPTNIKSNRQLVNLYFNISTLLSSIISSVLVYQFYKNQTNWIFSNLISMNFTIWSISQINFKNLRTGVLVLSILFFYDIYFVFGTNMMVTVATNLELPVKLLIPNGMDKLDPKKLSFGLIGLGDICLPGMFLSICYKFDIWRYHNNANKPEEEFHLLNWKYIGKYFILGIINYILALVICISMMVRYDRGQPALLYIVPMITIPTIILAFCSGELKTFWTFQYDTIELGANLLEDSDQTDSENQDKDKGEPLEGVLQDEKKISVTYSEYFNITNEELYDEHDDSVDYDEQDALLDEASDNEYTYSEDNTLLIDNDE; encoded by the coding sequence atgagtGATTTCCAGCACAAAGTTGTcgaagaaattaataaattatctaatgcGATTGTGtcaaatttacaaaatcaaaccgaaaattttctaattatAGAAAATGTCTTAAAACATTTGCCAATATTCAATCATGAATTGATTGGAAGCAGTGTAAATGGTAATAAAACTGAGTTACAACaagtatttgaaaatataacCAGTATAATTGATAGTCCATCTAAATTAGTGGAAAATTCAACTCCATTAAATGACCCAACTTCCTTAACTTTTAGATTTACATATTATTTGTGccaattaaatgaaaaacataaatttaaatactcAAGCCAAgtttttgtaatattaatttctactatattgataatattaggGACATTTGCTTCTATAAAATCAATCCCATATACTGCTTTACCTCCAACAGTTATTCATCCATTATTTGATCCATCtgattttgaattagataCAGAATGCCATATCGTTTATAAGGATGATAAAActagtaaaaaaaagaaacagaGTAAGAAACAGAAAAACTCAGGAAGACTAAATCAATTAGAAGAGAAACATGCTATACTTTTACCATTATCTAGTAGTATTACACTAGTTGGGCTATATTATGTGATaactaaattaaatattaaatggatgaattatattattaaggGACTaacttttaatatcattttaatTAGTTTACCAGCAGGGATATTTGTATATTCTTATCTAATAACAGCTTTTATTAGAAACTTCGCCCATTTATTTAACTTAAACACATTAAGGATACTCAGTAGATATCGTGTTACTATTAGTGATGACAACGCAGATATCAATAAGAGTAGTGGGTTAATTACTAATTACCATTATAAAGATCCATTGAATACTAAGGACCCAGATGAGTTATATTTTCAAGAtacaattgataatatcaaaaaaaatggacCCATGATCATAGAGATGTATAAACGTGAATTAACTGAACCAACTAATATCAAATCAAATAGACAACTTGTGAATCTCTACTTCAATATTAGTACATTGCTTTCTAGTATCATATCAAGTGTTTTAGTCTACCAATTTTATAAGAATCAAACAAACTGgattttttccaatttaatAAGTATGAATTTCACTATTTGGTCCATCTCgcaaataaatttcaaaaatttaagaaCTGGTGTCTTAGTATTATCAATCTTATTCTTCTATGACATATATTTTGTGTTTGGAACTAACATGATGGTTACTGTGGCTACCAATTTAGAGTTACCAGTTAAATTACTAATACCAAATGGAATGGACAAGCTTgatccaaaaaaattaagtttTGGATTAATTGGTTTGGGTGATATATGCTTACCTGGCATGTTCCTATCAATCTGTTATAAGTTTGATATCTGGAGATATCATAACAACGCAAACAAgccagaagaagaattccATCTATTGAATTGGAAATACATTGGCAAATATTTCATCCTTGGAATAATCAACTATATACTGGCATTAGTGATATGTATTTCTATGATGGTTAGATATGACAGAGGCCAACCTGCATTGCTATATATTGTACCAATGATTACTATACCGACCATAATTTTAGCCTTTTGTAGTGGAGAGTTGAAAACGTTTTGGACCTTTCAATACGATACAATTGAACTGGGTGCTAATCTATTGGAAGATTCAGATCAAACTGATTCAGAAAACCAAGACAAAGACAAAGGGGAGCCTTTGGAGGGAGTCCTTCAAGATGAGAAGAAAATTTCTGTAACTTATTcagaatatttcaatatcacCAACGAAGAACTGTACGACGAACACGATGACTCCGTAGATTACGACGAACAAGATGCTCTACTTGATGAAGCCAGTGACAACGAATACACCTACAGTGAAGACAACACGCTCTTGATCGATAATGAtgaatga